The Thermodesulfovibrio sp. 3462-1 genome contains the following window.
CTTCAATGGATAAATCTGAATTTATAAAAGCGCAAAGAAGTTTATTTATTAAGGAGCTTACAGTTGGAGGTATTAAAAATTCTTTATTTATTGATGCTTTGAATGTTCTGGAAGAAGTAACAATTTGACATAAAAGGAAAAATCTTATTATTATTAAAAATATTCCATCCTTCTCGGGGAGGTTATTGTGGCAGGTCATTCCAAATGGGCACAAATCAAACATAAAAAAGCTCAGGTTGATGCAAGAAAAGGAAAAATTTTTACAAAGCTTGTAAAAGAAATATCAGTAGCAGCCCGTCTTGGCGGTGGAGATCCTGAAAAAAATCCCAGACTGAGAGTAGCCATTGAAAAGGCAAGAGAAGTAAACATGCCTATGGATAACATCAAAAGAGCAATAATGAAGGGAACAGGCGAGCTTGCTGGAACAGCATATGAGGAAGTTGTATATGAAGGCTATGGTCCTGGAGGAGTGGCACTTTTAATTGAAGCAATGACCGATAATAAAAACAGGACTGTATCTGAGATAAGACATCTTCTTTCAAAGCATGGTGGAAGTCTTGGTGAGTCAGGATGTGTCTCATGGATTTTTGAGAAAAAAGGATACATTCTTGTTGATAAAAACACAGTTGATGAAGACACACTTCTTTCAGTTGCACTGGAGGCAGGTGTTGAAGATGTGAAAAATGATCCAAAAGAGGACAGTTATGAAATTATTGTTTCACCTGAAAAATTAAAAGATGTAAAGGAGGCTCTTGAGAACGCTGGTATAAATGTCTCTCTGGCAGAGGTCACGATGTTACCTAAAAATTATGTTCCTGTAGAAGGAGAAGATGCAGAAAAAATGCTGAAACTCATGGATGCCTTAGAGGACCATGACGATGTGCAAAATGTTTATGCAAACTTTGATATTCCAGATGAGGCAATGAGCAAGGCAGAAGCATAGCATGGAACCATCTATTAGACTTACTTTTAAAAGAAAATTTATTGCCGGTCTAATAGTAACAATTCCTGTAGCAATAAGCATCTTTATCTTAATTCAAATTTTTAAAATCATAGATGGTCTTTTAGGTCCAATCTATGACTATATTTTTGGCAGACACATTGCAGGATTAGGATTTATAACAGCATTGATAATTGTATTTTTTGTAGGAGTTGTATCAACCAATGTTTTTGGGAAAAAGCTTTTAGACCAGATTGAAAAATTGCTCTTTCTTAAAATTCCCATTTTTAAAAGCCTTTATTCTTCACTGAAACAGTTAATTGATGCCTTCTCTCCTGAAAATAAAACTTCTTTTCAGAAGTTTGTAATTGTTGAATATCCAAGAAAGGACAGTTTCATGTTCGGATTTCAGACAAAGGAGTGTTTTTTAAAAGAAGGGGATATGGAAAAAAAGCTTATTGCAGTTTACATACCAACGAATAATCTCTATCTTGGAGAAGTTGTGCTTTTTGAGCCTGAAAGTGTAATTCATACAAATATTCCAGTTCAGGAAGGAGTAAAGATAATTCTTTCAGGTGGAATAGCAGCACCACAGATAATAAGAGGTGATAAATAATGGATGTGGTAATTCTGGCAGCAGGAATGGGGACAAGGATGAAATCCACGCTGCCAAAAGTGCTTCACAGGATCTTTGATAAACCAATTATAGATTATGTTATAGAATGTGCTCAGAGTCTAAAACCTGCAAGTATACTTGTCGTCGTCAATCCATCTTTAACTGAAGTGATACAATATCTTAACTCTAAAGCTATTAAAATTGTTTTTCAGAACGAACCAAAGGGCACAGCCAATGCTTTATATTCTGCTTTGCCTTACATAAAAAATGAAAAAATACTTATTCTTAATGGTGATACCCCTTTGATAAAAAAGGACACCCTTTTAAATTTTTTAAAAATTTTTGACGAGAAAGCTCAGGATTTGGCAATTCTTTCTTTTTATCCAGGCCGTGAGCATTCTTATGGAAGAATTTTGAGAAACTCTAAAGGAGATGTTGAAAAAATAGTTGAAATTACAGATTACACTGGTTCTGAATCAGGTGAGGCTAACAGCGGGGTTTATTTGGTAAAAAAAGAAGTTCTGGAGCTTGTTAAAGAGATTAAAATAAATCCTCGCAAAGGTGAATTTTATTTAACAGATATTGTGGAAATAGCCATATCTAAAGGATATAAAGTTGATGCCTATGCACTGGCACAAGAGGATGAATTAATTGGAATAAACAATCGTGAAGAACTTGCTCTTGCTATGAAATATCTAAGAGACAGAGTTGTTAAAG
Protein-coding sequences here:
- a CDS encoding DUF502 domain-containing protein, giving the protein MEPSIRLTFKRKFIAGLIVTIPVAISIFILIQIFKIIDGLLGPIYDYIFGRHIAGLGFITALIIVFFVGVVSTNVFGKKLLDQIEKLLFLKIPIFKSLYSSLKQLIDAFSPENKTSFQKFVIVEYPRKDSFMFGFQTKECFLKEGDMEKKLIAVYIPTNNLYLGEVVLFEPESVIHTNIPVQEGVKIILSGGIAAPQIIRGDK
- the glmU gene encoding bifunctional UDP-N-acetylglucosamine diphosphorylase/glucosamine-1-phosphate N-acetyltransferase GlmU is translated as MDVVILAAGMGTRMKSTLPKVLHRIFDKPIIDYVIECAQSLKPASILVVVNPSLTEVIQYLNSKAIKIVFQNEPKGTANALYSALPYIKNEKILILNGDTPLIKKDTLLNFLKIFDEKAQDLAILSFYPGREHSYGRILRNSKGDVEKIVEITDYTGSESGEANSGVYLVKKEVLELVKEIKINPRKGEFYLTDIVEIAISKGYKVDAYALAQEDELIGINNREELALAMKYLRDRVVKEWMNEGVTFYDPGSVWISPSVKIGQDTIIYPDVFLEGDTTIGRNCVIYQGTRIRDSIIEDNVLIKDCTVIESSHVKAGSKIGPFAHLRPESVIGKECRIGNFVEVKKSVIGDRTKAAHLSYLGDSEIGENVNIGAGTITCNYDGKRKHKTIIEDNVFIGSDTQLVAPVKVGKGAYIGAGSTITKNVPEDSLAISRTPQRNIEGWAKKKREKK
- a CDS encoding YebC/PmpR family DNA-binding transcriptional regulator, translated to MAGHSKWAQIKHKKAQVDARKGKIFTKLVKEISVAARLGGGDPEKNPRLRVAIEKAREVNMPMDNIKRAIMKGTGELAGTAYEEVVYEGYGPGGVALLIEAMTDNKNRTVSEIRHLLSKHGGSLGESGCVSWIFEKKGYILVDKNTVDEDTLLSVALEAGVEDVKNDPKEDSYEIIVSPEKLKDVKEALENAGINVSLAEVTMLPKNYVPVEGEDAEKMLKLMDALEDHDDVQNVYANFDIPDEAMSKAEA